Proteins encoded in a region of the Methylobacterium radiotolerans JCM 2831 genome:
- the rimM gene encoding ribosome maturation factor RimM (Essential for efficient processing of 16S rRNA) has protein sequence MARRPAGPTSRDGGRRGRTSSAIGKIAPDAATSPKAPAPRPAPPPVPPDPNLVLLGEFGRAHGLTGEVRLKSYTGDPQAIAGYGALQTSDGRTLALADVRPAPGSSPDMLIARVKGVSGRSAAEALNRVALFVPRDRLAAPEDDDEVYAADLIGAAAVDEAGTLVGTIVAVPNYGGGDLLELRPPNGGATALLPFTKAFVPVLDVAQRRVTVAAPEDLFAAPGEKPADDPG, from the coding sequence ATGGCGCGCCGCCCCGCAGGTCCCACCTCCCGCGACGGCGGCCGCCGAGGCCGCACGAGCTCGGCGATCGGCAAGATCGCGCCCGACGCGGCGACCTCGCCCAAGGCACCGGCCCCCAGGCCGGCGCCGCCGCCCGTGCCGCCCGATCCCAACCTCGTCCTGCTGGGCGAGTTCGGGCGGGCGCACGGCCTCACCGGCGAGGTCCGGCTCAAGTCCTACACCGGCGATCCGCAGGCGATCGCCGGCTACGGAGCGCTCCAGACGTCCGACGGCCGGACGCTGGCGCTCGCCGACGTGCGTCCCGCCCCCGGCTCGTCGCCCGACATGCTGATCGCCCGGGTCAAGGGTGTCTCGGGCCGCAGCGCCGCGGAGGCGCTCAACCGCGTGGCCCTGTTCGTTCCCCGCGACCGTCTGGCCGCGCCCGAGGACGACGACGAGGTCTACGCCGCCGACCTGATCGGCGCCGCGGCGGTGGACGAGGCCGGAACCCTCGTCGGGACGATCGTGGCCGTGCCGAATTACGGCGGCGGCGATCTCCTGGAGCTGCGACCGCCGAACGGCGGCGCCACCGCGCTCCTGCCCTTCACCAAGGCCTTCGTGCCGGTCCTCGACGTGGCGCAGCGCCGCGTCACCGTGGCCGCGCCGGAGGATCTGTTCGCGGCACCGGGCGAGAAGCCCGCCGACGATCCGGGCTAG
- a CDS encoding DUF1810 domain-containing protein, producing MTDTYELGRFVAAQEGVYPRALAELQAGDKRSHWMWFVFPQIAGLGASPMAQRYAIGSLAEAEAYAAHPVLGARLRACTAAVNAVAGRSAHAIFGSPDDLKFRSSMTLFARAVPGEPVFADALARYFDGVPDPRTLAKLGAG from the coding sequence ATGACCGACACCTACGAACTCGGCCGCTTCGTCGCCGCGCAGGAGGGCGTCTACCCGCGCGCCCTGGCGGAATTGCAGGCCGGGGACAAGCGCAGCCACTGGATGTGGTTCGTCTTCCCGCAGATCGCCGGGCTCGGCGCGAGCCCGATGGCGCAGCGCTACGCCATCGGGTCGCTCGCGGAGGCCGAGGCCTACGCGGCGCACCCGGTGCTCGGCGCACGCCTGCGCGCCTGCACGGCGGCCGTCAACGCCGTTGCCGGGCGCTCGGCACACGCGATCTTCGGCTCGCCCGACGATCTGAAGTTCCGCTCCAGCATGACGCTGTTCGCCCGCGCCGTGCCGGGGGAGCCGGTCTTCGCCGACGCGCTCGCGCGCTACTTCGACGGCGTCCCCGACCCGCGGACTCTGGCGAAGCTCGGGGCGGGCTAG
- a CDS encoding chorismate mutase, producing MSVLAAQAVDPELARLRDSIDNFDAALIHLLAERFRCTQRVGELKARKGIPPSDPDREARQVARLRKLAVEAKLDPDFAEKFLAFVVKEVIRHHQSIKADHESQIEQQRK from the coding sequence ATGAGCGTGCTCGCGGCCCAGGCCGTCGATCCCGAACTCGCGCGCCTGCGGGACAGCATCGACAATTTCGATGCGGCGCTGATCCACCTCCTCGCCGAGCGTTTCCGCTGCACGCAGCGGGTCGGCGAGCTCAAGGCCCGAAAGGGGATCCCCCCTTCCGATCCGGACCGGGAGGCCCGTCAGGTCGCCCGGCTCCGCAAGCTCGCGGTCGAGGCCAAGCTCGACCCCGACTTCGCCGAGAAGTTTCTGGCCTTCGTGGTCAAGGAAGTCATTCGGCACCACCAGTCGATCAAGGCGGACCACGAGTCCCAGATCGAGCAACAGCGAAAGTAG
- a CDS encoding PBP1A family penicillin-binding protein yields MTPDAPERAPADGPKPPKPDPAADAPDPRLAAREAGRAARDLARHLRTLLAAAGLGLARTGRALSARAAERAARARADLPPAAETGARVRTRRFRPILGRRHPAVIAAALVVLLPALALAIYLFAAFVSLPPLGGAVVETGQRAITVEADDGRVFATRGSFRGQKLTAADLPPHLAQAIVAIEDRRFYSHWGIDLRGLARATWRNLRGGGVREGGSTITQQYVRLTSLNQEKTLWRKVQEAFLALRVESTMSKDAILLGYLDSAYFGAGAYGADAAARRYFGKPAKALNLPESAMLAGLVRAPSQLAPTRNLGGAKERADVVLQAMVETGAITQGEADAARKQSVTLKSPPEAPPGTNYFLDMIAGDVKRLAGTDGDMTVRSTLNLDLQSLAEGVVARRLDKDGARRKVGQAAMVVLSKEGAILAMVGGRDYEDSQFNRAVQAKRQPGSLFKLLAYLTAYEKGYTPESVMVDRPIQIGDWQPENDDGRYRGAVPLRTAFALSINTVAAQLGQDVGIPAVIATARKLGIQSDLPNVPSLVLGSGAVSLLEMTRAYGSVLSGRTPLQTYGIQAIRGAAPQPLYVRTDAAPGPMLAQEPRTMMLDSLQAVVESGTGRAARVPGQIIGGKTGTSQDFRDAWFVGMTPDLVVGIWVGNDDDSPMNRMFGGEMPAGIFHDFVQRATEKLAKGRARPSAERAEPARATAPAPEPAAVGEVRGVPEVIDTGTLNLRGRVVRLLGVVGERGHLARQLASYLRRREVVCSGLSDGATARCRIEGDDLAGLILAAGGARASEDAPPDLLGAEEQARAERVGLWGR; encoded by the coding sequence ATGACGCCCGACGCGCCGGAACGCGCCCCGGCCGACGGGCCGAAACCGCCGAAGCCGGATCCCGCCGCCGACGCTCCGGACCCGCGGCTCGCCGCCCGGGAGGCCGGGCGCGCCGCGCGCGACCTCGCGCGCCATCTCCGGACCCTCCTCGCCGCGGCCGGACTCGGCCTCGCGCGGACCGGCCGGGCCCTGTCGGCCCGCGCGGCGGAGCGCGCGGCGCGAGCGCGGGCCGATCTCCCGCCCGCCGCCGAGACGGGCGCGCGCGTCCGGACTCGGCGATTTCGCCCGATCCTCGGCCGCCGGCACCCGGCCGTGATCGCCGCCGCCCTGGTGGTCCTGCTGCCGGCGCTGGCGCTGGCGATCTACCTGTTCGCGGCCTTCGTGAGCCTGCCGCCGCTGGGCGGCGCCGTGGTCGAGACCGGCCAGCGGGCGATCACCGTCGAGGCCGACGACGGCCGGGTCTTCGCCACACGCGGCAGCTTCCGGGGCCAGAAGCTCACCGCGGCCGACCTGCCGCCGCACCTCGCCCAGGCGATCGTGGCGATCGAGGACCGCCGCTTCTACAGTCACTGGGGCATCGACCTGCGCGGCCTCGCCCGGGCGACGTGGCGCAATCTCCGCGGCGGCGGCGTGCGCGAGGGCGGCTCGACCATCACCCAGCAATACGTTCGCCTGACCTCCCTCAACCAGGAGAAGACGCTCTGGCGGAAGGTGCAGGAGGCCTTCCTGGCGCTGCGGGTCGAATCGACGATGAGCAAGGACGCGATCCTGCTCGGCTACCTCGACTCCGCCTATTTCGGCGCCGGCGCCTACGGGGCGGACGCGGCGGCGCGGCGCTACTTCGGCAAGCCCGCCAAGGCGCTGAACCTGCCGGAATCGGCGATGCTGGCCGGGCTGGTGCGGGCGCCCTCGCAGCTCGCCCCGACCCGCAACCTCGGCGGCGCCAAGGAGCGCGCCGACGTGGTGCTCCAGGCCATGGTCGAGACCGGCGCGATCACGCAAGGAGAGGCCGATGCCGCGCGCAAGCAGAGCGTGACCCTCAAGTCGCCCCCCGAGGCGCCGCCCGGCACCAACTACTTCCTCGACATGATCGCGGGCGACGTGAAGCGCCTCGCCGGCACGGACGGCGACATGACGGTGCGCTCGACCCTCAACCTCGACCTGCAGAGCCTCGCCGAGGGCGTCGTGGCCCGCCGCCTCGACAAGGACGGCGCCCGCCGCAAGGTCGGCCAGGCCGCCATGGTGGTGCTCTCGAAGGAGGGCGCGATCCTCGCCATGGTCGGCGGCCGCGACTACGAGGACAGCCAGTTCAACCGCGCCGTCCAGGCCAAGCGCCAGCCCGGCTCCCTGTTCAAGCTCCTCGCCTACCTGACGGCCTACGAGAAGGGCTACACGCCGGAATCCGTGATGGTCGACCGCCCGATCCAGATCGGCGACTGGCAGCCCGAGAACGACGACGGCCGCTACCGGGGGGCCGTGCCCCTGCGGACCGCCTTCGCGCTCTCGATCAACACCGTGGCGGCCCAGCTCGGGCAGGATGTCGGCATCCCGGCGGTGATCGCCACCGCCCGCAAGCTCGGGATCCAGTCCGACCTGCCCAACGTGCCGAGCCTCGTCCTCGGCTCGGGCGCCGTGAGCCTCCTGGAGATGACCCGCGCCTACGGCTCGGTCCTGTCCGGGCGCACCCCGCTCCAGACCTACGGCATCCAGGCGATCCGCGGGGCCGCGCCGCAGCCGCTCTACGTCCGCACCGACGCGGCCCCGGGGCCGATGCTGGCGCAGGAACCGCGCACGATGATGCTCGACTCGCTGCAGGCGGTGGTGGAATCCGGCACCGGCCGCGCAGCGCGGGTGCCGGGCCAGATCATCGGCGGCAAGACCGGCACGAGCCAGGATTTCCGCGACGCGTGGTTCGTCGGCATGACCCCCGACCTCGTGGTCGGGATCTGGGTCGGCAACGACGACGACAGTCCGATGAACCGCATGTTCGGCGGTGAGATGCCGGCCGGGATCTTCCACGACTTCGTCCAGCGGGCCACCGAGAAGCTCGCGAAGGGCAGGGCCCGCCCCTCGGCGGAGCGGGCCGAGCCGGCCCGGGCGACGGCACCCGCACCCGAGCCGGCCGCGGTTGGCGAGGTCCGCGGCGTGCCGGAGGTGATCGACACCGGCACCCTCAACCTGCGCGGGCGAGTCGTGCGCCTCCTCGGCGTGGTCGGCGAGCGCGGCCACCTCGCCCGCCAGCTCGCCAGCTACCTGCGCCGTCGCGAGGTCGTCTGCAGCGGCCTGTCCGACGGGGCCACGGCCCGCTGCCGCATCGAGGGCGACGACCTCGCCGGGCTGATCCTGGCGGCGGGCGGCGCCCGCGCCTCGGAGGACGCCCCACCGGACCTCCTGGGCGCGGAGGAGCAGGCCCGGGCCGAGCGGGTCGGCCTGTGGGGCCGGTGA
- a CDS encoding DUF2061 domain-containing protein, translating to MPADNVPTQDGRAPEPARTGASPAGESRLRSIAKAMSWRVVGSLDTLLLSYLFTGSVLVAGSIASTETVTKTVLYYLHERGWGLIPLGRA from the coding sequence ATGCCCGCCGACAACGTCCCGACCCAAGATGGCCGCGCGCCGGAGCCCGCCCGGACGGGCGCGTCCCCGGCCGGGGAGAGCCGCCTCCGCTCGATCGCCAAGGCCATGAGCTGGCGCGTCGTCGGGAGCCTCGACACGCTGCTGCTGTCCTATCTGTTCACCGGAAGCGTGCTGGTCGCCGGCTCGATCGCCTCGACCGAGACCGTGACCAAGACCGTGCTGTACTACCTCCACGAGCGTGGCTGGGGCCTGATTCCCCTTGGTCGCGCCTGA
- the rpsP gene encoding 30S ribosomal protein S16 — protein MALKIRLTRGGAKKRPYYRIVVADARAPRDGRFIDKVGAYDPMKAKDDPARIVLDNEKIQSWLAKGAQPTDRVLRFLDQAGLAKRPARNNPQKAEPGEKAKERAAKRAEKAAAPAEDAAA, from the coding sequence ATGGCCCTCAAGATCCGTCTCACCCGCGGCGGCGCCAAGAAGCGCCCCTACTACCGCATCGTCGTCGCCGACGCCCGCGCCCCGCGCGACGGCCGCTTCATCGACAAGGTCGGCGCCTACGACCCGATGAAGGCCAAGGACGATCCGGCCCGCATCGTGCTCGACAACGAGAAGATCCAGAGCTGGCTCGCCAAGGGTGCGCAGCCGACCGACCGCGTCCTGCGCTTCCTCGACCAGGCCGGCCTCGCCAAGCGTCCGGCCCGCAACAACCCGCAGAAGGCGGAGCCGGGCGAGAAGGCCAAGGAGCGCGCCGCCAAGCGCGCCGAGAAGGCCGCCGCCCCCGCCGAGGACGCCGCCGCGTAA
- a CDS encoding DHA2 family efflux MFS transporter permease subunit — protein MSAVAGQASAAAPGRKPGAGQARGSKAASGKAPGGHNPWLIAGVVALATFMEVLDTTIANVALRYISGGLAVGPDEAAWVVTSYLVANAITLTASSFLAKRYGRKAFFMWSVALFTASSILCGFAWSLESLLLFRVMQGLGGGGMAPLAQSILADSFPPAKRGQAFALYGVAIVVAPVIGPTLGGWLSDNASWHWCFLINGPVGVIALGLMYWLIEDSDAAKKERRALVRKGIRFDIVGFVLVALFLGSLEVILDEGQRKDWFGTSTLMNVSGVLMVVSFIAMIPWLLTRENPVVDLRLIGNRQFGSCFLVMMFTGAILIATTQFIPQITQEYYGYTATLSGLVLGPGGIVTVVMMFLTGRISSYVQPKWLIATGMTIVALGMYDLTRIDGSTTFAFFAWSRVYIGIGLPMVFLSITSASYEGIRKDQTDQASALINVARNVGGSMGVSLAQNILAYRSQFHQSRLVESVNPASPAYQETMRQATQYFSEHGYAGVEAQNQATAWIGSVLSTQVAYWAYIDVFWVLGLVAACAVPLALSLKSVKLGGGAPAGGH, from the coding sequence GTGAGCGCCGTGGCCGGCCAGGCGAGCGCGGCCGCGCCCGGACGCAAGCCGGGTGCGGGGCAGGCGAGAGGAAGCAAGGCCGCGTCCGGCAAGGCCCCGGGCGGCCACAATCCGTGGCTGATCGCGGGCGTGGTGGCGCTGGCGACCTTCATGGAGGTGCTCGACACCACCATCGCCAACGTGGCCCTGCGCTACATCTCGGGCGGGCTCGCGGTCGGCCCCGACGAGGCGGCCTGGGTGGTGACGAGCTACCTCGTCGCCAACGCGATCACCCTGACCGCGTCGAGCTTCCTGGCCAAGCGCTACGGCCGCAAGGCCTTCTTCATGTGGTCGGTGGCGCTGTTCACCGCCTCGTCGATCCTGTGCGGCTTCGCCTGGAGCCTGGAATCCCTGCTGCTGTTCCGGGTGATGCAGGGGCTCGGCGGCGGCGGCATGGCGCCGCTCGCGCAGTCGATCCTGGCCGATTCCTTCCCGCCGGCGAAGCGCGGCCAGGCCTTCGCGCTCTACGGGGTCGCCATCGTGGTGGCGCCGGTGATCGGCCCGACGCTCGGCGGCTGGCTCTCCGACAACGCTTCCTGGCACTGGTGCTTCCTGATCAACGGGCCGGTGGGCGTGATCGCCCTCGGGCTGATGTACTGGCTGATCGAGGACAGCGACGCGGCCAAGAAGGAGCGCCGCGCCCTGGTCCGCAAGGGCATCCGCTTCGACATCGTCGGCTTCGTGCTGGTCGCCCTGTTCCTCGGCTCGCTGGAGGTGATCCTCGACGAGGGCCAGCGGAAGGACTGGTTCGGCACCTCGACGCTGATGAACGTCTCCGGCGTGCTGATGGTGGTCTCGTTCATCGCCATGATCCCGTGGCTGCTGACCCGCGAGAACCCGGTCGTCGACCTCCGCCTGATCGGCAACCGCCAGTTCGGGTCGTGCTTCCTGGTGATGATGTTCACCGGGGCGATCCTGATCGCCACCACGCAGTTCATCCCGCAGATCACGCAGGAATATTACGGCTACACCGCCACCCTGTCGGGCCTCGTCCTCGGCCCGGGCGGCATCGTCACGGTGGTGATGATGTTCCTCACCGGCCGGATCTCGTCCTACGTCCAGCCGAAATGGCTGATCGCCACCGGCATGACGATCGTGGCGCTCGGCATGTACGACCTGACCCGGATCGACGGCAGCACGACCTTCGCGTTCTTCGCGTGGTCGCGGGTCTATATCGGCATCGGCCTGCCGATGGTGTTCCTGTCGATCACCTCGGCCTCGTACGAGGGCATCCGCAAGGACCAGACCGACCAGGCCTCGGCGCTGATCAACGTCGCCCGCAACGTCGGCGGCTCGATGGGCGTCTCCCTGGCGCAGAACATCCTGGCCTACCGGAGCCAGTTCCATCAGAGCCGCCTGGTGGAGAGCGTCAACCCGGCCTCGCCGGCCTACCAGGAGACCATGCGGCAGGCGACGCAGTACTTCTCCGAGCACGGCTACGCCGGTGTCGAGGCCCAGAACCAGGCGACGGCGTGGATCGGGAGCGTGCTCAGCACCCAGGTGGCCTACTGGGCCTATATCGACGTGTTCTGGGTGCTCGGCCTCGTCGCCGCCTGCGCGGTCCCGCTGGCCCTGAGCCTGAAGAGCGTCAAGCTCGGCGGTGGGGCGCCGGCCGGGGGGCACTGA
- a CDS encoding HlyD family secretion protein codes for MFDDQRHLSEDEARPRPADGPAVARERDVLDLGRTEPAADRGADREAARKPGTEGADDAPEAQDGQAGDDAEDDDDGARRPSVLRRHPVAFLLGGLAVVALCVGVFFYWLLYMHPYESTDDAFVDARSISIQPKVGGYLVDVPVTDNQHVEAGQILFQVFQRDYDIALDQAKAQVAADEAGIKNIDAQIQAQYANIDVSKAQVATAEAALKFAQEDAARYKDLAERGSGSVQQSQSATSTLQQRQAAVQSANASVVAAQKQVGSLQAQKASTQAQLGRDRAQVEQAELNLGYTTVRAVQGGRIVRLTGGVGQLAQAGQTLAMFVPDDIWVTANFKETQITDMRQGQPVDIEIDAYPGRKIQGTVASVQPGSGTAFSLLPAQNATGNYVKVTQRIPVKIVVKNWPTDVSIGPGMSIVPTVTVR; via the coding sequence ATGTTTGACGATCAGCGGCACCTCTCCGAGGACGAGGCGCGCCCGCGGCCGGCCGACGGCCCGGCCGTCGCGCGCGAACGCGACGTGCTCGATCTCGGCCGCACCGAGCCGGCCGCCGATCGCGGGGCCGACCGCGAGGCCGCGCGCAAGCCCGGCACGGAGGGGGCCGACGACGCGCCCGAGGCGCAGGACGGGCAGGCGGGAGACGACGCCGAGGATGACGACGACGGCGCGCGGCGCCCCAGCGTCCTGCGGCGCCACCCCGTCGCGTTCCTGCTCGGCGGCCTCGCGGTCGTCGCGCTCTGCGTCGGGGTGTTCTTCTACTGGCTGCTCTACATGCATCCCTACGAGAGCACCGACGACGCCTTCGTCGACGCGCGCAGCATCTCGATCCAGCCGAAGGTCGGCGGCTACCTGGTGGACGTGCCGGTCACCGACAACCAGCACGTCGAGGCCGGCCAGATCCTGTTCCAGGTCTTCCAGCGCGACTACGACATCGCCCTCGACCAGGCGAAGGCGCAGGTCGCCGCCGACGAGGCCGGCATCAAGAACATCGACGCGCAGATCCAGGCGCAGTACGCCAACATCGACGTGTCCAAGGCGCAGGTCGCCACCGCCGAGGCGGCGCTGAAATTCGCCCAGGAGGACGCGGCCCGCTACAAGGACCTCGCCGAGCGCGGCTCCGGCTCGGTCCAGCAGTCGCAGTCGGCGACCTCGACGCTGCAGCAGCGGCAGGCGGCCGTGCAGAGCGCCAATGCCAGCGTGGTCGCCGCGCAGAAGCAGGTCGGCTCGCTCCAGGCCCAGAAGGCCTCGACCCAGGCGCAGCTCGGCCGCGACCGGGCGCAGGTCGAGCAGGCCGAGCTGAACCTCGGCTACACGACGGTGCGCGCCGTGCAGGGCGGCCGCATCGTGCGGCTCACCGGCGGCGTCGGCCAGCTCGCGCAGGCCGGCCAGACCCTGGCGATGTTCGTGCCCGACGACATCTGGGTGACGGCGAACTTCAAGGAGACGCAGATCACCGACATGCGGCAGGGCCAGCCGGTCGACATCGAGATCGACGCCTATCCCGGCCGCAAGATCCAGGGCACCGTGGCCTCGGTGCAGCCCGGCTCGGGCACCGCCTTCAGCCTGCTGCCGGCGCAGAACGCCACCGGCAACTACGTGAAGGTGACCCAGCGCATCCCGGTCAAGATCGTGGTCAAGAACTGGCCGACGGACGTGTCGATCGGCCCGGGCATGTCGATCGTCCCGACCGTCACGGTGCGGTGA
- the ffh gene encoding signal recognition particle protein, which produces MFEGLSDRLSGILSGLTRRGALTEADVTAAMREVRRALLEADVALEVVRGFTDRVKEKAVGAVVLKSVTPGQMVVKIVNDELVAMLGTDAETVDLNAPAPVPILMVGLQGSGKTTTTAKIARRLSDREKRKVLLASLDTRRPAAMEQLAVLAKQVGVESLPIVAGQSAVQIAKRAMDAARLGGFDVVMLDTAGRTTVDEGLMAEAAEVKAATKPHEVLLVADALTGQDAVNTARAFDQRLGVTGIVLTRMDGDSRGGAALSMRAVTGKPIKLVGVGEKVDALEEFHPARVANRILGMGDIVSLVEKAAETIDHEQALRTAEKMRKGKFDLEDLSMQLAQMEKMGGIGGLMGMLPGMGQIKKQVEGANLDEKIFKRQRAIISSMTPQERKNPDLLKNSRKKRIAAGSGVDVSEINKLLKMHRTMADMMKAMGQGKRGIGQALGSMFGLGGGGMGGGMPGLPPGMPEPTPEQIAQLEKQFGGKLPPMPPGLGGGGGMPKLPGLPGLGGPKLPGLGGFMPGKKK; this is translated from the coding sequence ATGTTCGAAGGCCTGTCCGACCGCCTCTCCGGCATCCTCTCGGGACTCACCCGTCGCGGTGCCCTGACCGAGGCCGACGTCACCGCCGCCATGCGCGAGGTGCGCCGCGCCCTGCTGGAGGCCGACGTCGCCCTCGAGGTGGTCCGCGGCTTCACCGACCGGGTGAAGGAGAAGGCCGTCGGCGCCGTCGTGCTCAAGTCGGTGACGCCCGGCCAGATGGTCGTGAAGATCGTCAACGACGAGCTCGTGGCGATGCTCGGCACCGACGCCGAGACCGTCGATCTCAACGCCCCCGCCCCGGTGCCGATCCTGATGGTCGGCCTGCAGGGCTCGGGCAAGACCACGACCACCGCCAAGATCGCCCGGCGCCTCTCCGACCGCGAGAAGCGCAAGGTGCTGCTCGCCTCCCTCGACACGCGCCGCCCGGCCGCCATGGAGCAGCTCGCGGTGCTGGCCAAGCAGGTCGGCGTGGAGAGCCTGCCGATCGTCGCCGGCCAGTCTGCGGTGCAGATCGCCAAGCGCGCCATGGACGCCGCCCGTCTCGGCGGGTTCGACGTGGTGATGCTCGACACCGCCGGCCGCACCACGGTGGACGAGGGCCTGATGGCCGAGGCCGCCGAGGTGAAGGCCGCGACGAAGCCCCACGAGGTGCTGCTCGTCGCCGACGCGCTCACCGGCCAGGACGCGGTCAACACCGCCCGCGCCTTCGACCAGCGCCTCGGCGTCACCGGCATCGTCCTGACCCGGATGGACGGCGATTCCCGCGGCGGCGCGGCTCTGTCGATGCGCGCCGTCACCGGCAAGCCGATCAAGCTCGTCGGCGTCGGCGAGAAGGTCGACGCGCTGGAGGAGTTCCACCCGGCCCGCGTCGCCAACCGCATCCTCGGCATGGGCGACATCGTCTCGCTCGTCGAGAAGGCCGCCGAGACCATCGACCACGAGCAGGCGCTCCGCACCGCGGAGAAGATGCGCAAGGGCAAGTTCGATCTCGAAGACCTGTCCATGCAGCTCGCCCAGATGGAGAAGATGGGCGGCATCGGCGGCCTGATGGGCATGCTGCCCGGGATGGGCCAGATCAAGAAGCAGGTCGAGGGCGCCAACCTCGACGAGAAGATATTCAAGCGCCAGCGGGCGATCATCTCGTCGATGACCCCGCAGGAGCGGAAGAACCCCGACCTCCTCAAGAACAGCCGCAAGAAGCGCATCGCGGCCGGCTCGGGGGTCGACGTCTCGGAGATCAACAAGCTCCTGAAGATGCACCGGACCATGGCCGACATGATGAAGGCGATGGGCCAGGGCAAGCGCGGGATCGGGCAGGCGCTCGGCTCGATGTTCGGCCTGGGCGGCGGCGGGATGGGCGGTGGAATGCCCGGCCTCCCGCCCGGCATGCCGGAGCCGACGCCGGAGCAGATCGCGCAGCTCGAGAAGCAGTTCGGCGGCAAGCTGCCGCCGATGCCGCCGGGCCTGGGCGGCGGGGGCGGGATGCCCAAGCTTCCGGGGCTTCCGGGCCTCGGCGGCCCGAAACTTCCGGGTCTCGGTGGGTTCATGCCGGGGAAGAAGAAATGA
- a CDS encoding HdeD family acid-resistance protein: MTSSPSPTPNSPGSGPATTPSGIPLVGVARLDAMSAALARNWWLVALRGVIAILFGAVAFIAPGAFVLSLVLFFAAYMLVDGIFAVVGAVRAAQRHERWGFLLLEGLVDIVVGVAAVLVPAAAVWAFVLLLAAWALVTGGLMIAAAFRLHLHYGRWWLVLGGVVSILFGLALLINPGMSALVLTLWIGSYTFAFGILLLILAFKLRAQHGAVGPGAPLGR; encoded by the coding sequence ATGACCAGCAGCCCATCCCCGACGCCGAACAGCCCCGGATCCGGCCCCGCGACCACGCCCTCCGGCATCCCGCTCGTCGGCGTGGCGCGCCTCGACGCCATGAGCGCGGCGCTGGCGCGGAACTGGTGGCTCGTCGCCCTGCGCGGCGTCATCGCGATCCTGTTCGGGGCGGTCGCGTTCATCGCCCCGGGCGCCTTCGTGCTCTCACTCGTCCTGTTCTTCGCCGCCTACATGCTCGTCGACGGAATCTTCGCCGTCGTCGGCGCGGTCCGGGCCGCGCAGCGCCACGAGCGCTGGGGCTTCCTGCTGCTCGAGGGCCTCGTCGACATCGTCGTGGGCGTCGCGGCGGTGCTGGTGCCGGCCGCGGCCGTCTGGGCATTCGTCCTGCTGCTCGCCGCCTGGGCGCTGGTCACCGGCGGCCTGATGATCGCCGCGGCCTTCCGCCTGCACCTCCATTACGGGCGCTGGTGGCTCGTCCTGGGCGGGGTCGTGTCGATCCTGTTCGGCCTCGCGCTGCTCATCAACCCGGGCATGTCGGCCCTGGTGCTGACGTTGTGGATCGGCTCCTACACCTTCGCCTTCGGCATCCTCCTGCTGATCCTGGCCTTCAAGCTGCGCGCCCAGCACGGGGCCGTCGGTCCGGGAGCGCCGCTCGGCCGGTGA
- the pcaD gene encoding 3-oxoadipate enol-lactonase has protein sequence MPQITVGGLGLRYHLEGPEDAPVVAFSNSLGATLEMWDALLPALAGRYRTLRYDTRGHGGSDTRDRPTAIADLAGDLAGLLDALGIGRAHLVGLSLGGMTVQALASADPGRALSATLMATAAFLPSQQSWDERAATVRAQGTSAVVEATLGRWFTPGFAARDPEAVRAVRERFLACDPAGYAVCCGAIGRMDLRPALGAITAPTLVIAGRDDPSTPPAMAEEICGGIAQAELVVLPRAAHLLAVERADAVGAYLRAFLDRAAPGA, from the coding sequence ATGCCGCAGATCACCGTCGGAGGACTCGGCCTCCGCTACCACCTTGAGGGTCCCGAGGACGCTCCGGTCGTCGCCTTCTCGAACTCGCTGGGGGCGACCCTTGAAATGTGGGACGCGCTCCTGCCGGCGCTCGCGGGACGCTACCGGACGCTGCGCTACGACACCCGCGGCCACGGCGGATCGGACACGCGCGACCGGCCCACGGCGATCGCGGATCTGGCCGGGGACCTCGCGGGCCTGCTGGACGCCCTCGGCATCGGCCGGGCCCATCTGGTCGGCCTGTCGCTCGGCGGGATGACCGTGCAGGCGCTGGCGAGCGCCGATCCCGGACGGGCGCTCAGTGCCACCCTGATGGCGACGGCGGCCTTCCTGCCGAGCCAGCAGAGCTGGGATGAGCGGGCCGCGACCGTGCGCGCCCAGGGAACGTCGGCCGTGGTCGAGGCGACGCTGGGGCGCTGGTTCACGCCGGGCTTCGCGGCGCGCGACCCCGAGGCGGTCCGGGCTGTCCGCGAGCGATTCCTGGCCTGCGATCCGGCCGGTTACGCGGTCTGCTGCGGGGCGATCGGACGCATGGATCTCCGTCCGGCGCTCGGAGCCATCACCGCGCCGACCCTGGTCATCGCCGGCCGCGACGATCCCTCGACACCTCCGGCCATGGCCGAGGAGATCTGCGGCGGCATCGCCCAGGCCGAGCTCGTCGTGCTGCCCCGCGCGGCGCACCTGCTGGCCGTCGAGCGCGCGGACGCGGTCGGCGCCTACCTGCGCGCCTTCCTCGACCGCGCCGCGCCGGGCGCGTAG